A window of Phycisphaeraceae bacterium genomic DNA:
AGATCGCGTTTTTGAACAGCTGCGAAAGGATCGACCTGCCTGGCGTCCTCGATCACGTCGATTTCGCGCACGTCTTTGTTCGAGTCGGTCTCAAACCACTTGCGTGACAGCGAAACGACACCGACGGCACCGGCGTCCTTTTTGATCTTCGAGTACTCGTCCTTCGACACGCCCATTTTTCGGGTCAGTTCGTCGTCGGTCGGCGCTCGCCCTAGTTCCATCTCAAGCTTTTTACGGGCACTGTCCACCTGGCTCGAGCGCGATCGCACGAGACGCGGCACCCAGTCCATCGAGCGCAACTCATCGAGGATGGCGCCGCGGATGCGCGGGGCACAGTAGGTTTCGAACTTGACGCCGCGTTCCATATCGAACGCATCAATGGCGTCCACTAATCCAAAGATTCCCGCCTGCATGAGATCTTCGACATCGACCTCAGCGGGAAGTTTGGTATGGATGCGCTCAGCGTTGTAGCGCACCAGCGGAAGGTAGTTGACAAGCAGACGATTGCGAAGGTCTTCAGAAGCGGTCTTGCGGTACTCAGCCCAGGTCTCGGCGATGGGCCTGTCATC
This region includes:
- a CDS encoding FliA/WhiG family RNA polymerase sigma factor, producing MAKVRSRHIEVPTPPDDRPIAETWAEYRKTASEDLRNRLLVNYLPLVRYNAERIHTKLPAEVDVEDLMQAGIFGLVDAIDAFDMERGVKFETYCAPRIRGAILDELRSMDWVPRLVRSRSSQVDSARKKLEMELGRAPTDDELTRKMGVSKDEYSKIKKDAGAVGVVSLSRKWFETDSNKDVREIDVIEDARQVDPFAAVQKRDLKELITQGLNRAERLIVILYYYEEMTMKEIGVTLDLSESRVSQMHSSILARLKAKLQHRSKELEENSGE